In one window of Henckelia pumila isolate YLH828 chromosome 1, ASM3356847v2, whole genome shotgun sequence DNA:
- the LOC140874280 gene encoding uncharacterized protein gives MSCQVNYGHIEPLHTPRSSTGESPFNLAYGAEAVAPTKIGEQSWQVKQYTSSGNDQALRISLDLVDELRDEASIRAERYRVCMTKAYNDRVKPRSFQVGDLVLRKSDILKSVGKLDPKWKGPYKVIEIVKMGTYRLQHSDGRILFRPWNVANLKKVYA, from the coding sequence ATGAGTTGCCAAGTGAACTATGGGCATATCGAACCACTCCACACTCCACGCTCTTCAACTGGAGAATCTCCTTTCAACTTGGCCTACGGAGCGGAAGCTGTGGCTCCTACCAAAATTGGAGAGCAATCATGGCAAGTGAAACAATACACTTCATCTGGAAATGACCAAGCCCTTCGAATTTCATTGGacttggtggatgaattgagagATGAAGCTTCGATACGAGCCGAGAGATATCGAGTTTGTATGACTAAAGCATACAATGATAGAGTCAAGCCAAGGTCTTTCCAAGTTGGAGACCTTGTATTGAGAAAATCTGACATCTTGAAGTCCGTTGGCAAGCTAGATCCGAAATGGAAAGGCCCATACAAAGTAATTGAGATAGTGAAGATGGGAACATATCGCCTCCAACATTCAGATGGAAGAATACTTTTTAGACCTTGGAATGTGGCCAACCTGAAGAAAGTTTATGCATAA